In Maridesulfovibrio sp., the following proteins share a genomic window:
- a CDS encoding tetratricopeptide repeat protein produces the protein MRKKEKIQGIFSVQTLSVIGTGTTKKRTKQTTYWYAEEQANGVLQVQAVNDKFIPTGPQVAVEMEKFLNNYQPEPEIYIDKVLPNLKKLEKSISLGESHRKNGEIYSAEYEFNKAMSLDEMNVRVNFGLGLTYLDRGEIERADDIFNRLVKLDSCFEPQHKHLFNEFGISLRKNGMRQQALQYYKRAEELVPHDENLHLNIARVHFEMGEIKPCLEHLRSSLRLNPKLEEASIFLNFLKGKHFIKDCTLDQIIEKTDNDKHILESLIKKSLLTDEQNNPTVASNTKSATEKLHFL, from the coding sequence GTGAGGAAAAAGGAAAAGATACAGGGTATTTTTTCAGTACAGACATTATCCGTAATCGGTACGGGAACGACTAAAAAAAGAACTAAACAGACTACTTACTGGTACGCAGAAGAACAAGCAAACGGCGTACTGCAGGTACAGGCAGTCAATGATAAGTTTATCCCTACAGGACCTCAGGTGGCTGTTGAAATGGAAAAATTCCTGAACAATTACCAACCGGAACCTGAAATATATATAGATAAAGTCCTTCCCAACTTGAAAAAGCTGGAAAAATCAATTTCTTTAGGCGAAAGCCACCGGAAAAACGGTGAGATATACAGCGCTGAATATGAATTCAACAAAGCCATGAGCCTTGATGAAATGAATGTTCGCGTCAATTTCGGACTGGGACTGACCTACCTTGACCGTGGTGAAATAGAGCGCGCTGACGATATTTTTAACCGCCTGGTCAAACTTGATAGCTGCTTCGAACCGCAGCATAAGCATTTGTTCAATGAATTCGGCATCTCGTTAAGAAAAAACGGAATGCGGCAGCAGGCTTTACAATATTACAAAAGAGCAGAAGAACTGGTCCCGCATGACGAGAATCTACATTTGAACATAGCCAGAGTACATTTTGAAATGGGCGAAATAAAGCCATGCCTTGAGCATTTAAGATCTTCGCTGCGCTTGAACCCGAAGCTGGAAGAAGCCAGTATATTTCTGAACTTCCTGAAAGGGAAACATTTCATTAAAGACTGCACTCTGGATCAGATAATAGAAAAGACAGACAACGACAAACATATACTGGAATCACTAATCAAAAAAAGCCTCCTTACTGACGAACAGAACAATCCTACAGTAGCGTCGAACACAAAATCTGCCACTGAAAAATTACACTTCCTGTAA
- a CDS encoding sodium:alanine symporter family protein yields MDFMTSLDAIVGKIGAFAWGPPMLVLLVGTGFWLTLALRGVQFSKLFYALYLALIKRKEETDEPGDITHFQALMTALSATVGTGNIAGVATAVAVGGPGALFWMWITGLVGMATKYAEAVLAVKYREVDENGEMSGGPMYYISKGLNMPWLGTLFAIFASFAAFGIGNMVQSNSVADAVEATYGVSPYVTGGLLMVLTAAVILGGIKKIGKVTGLLVPIMIVFYMAGSLYIILANLAEVPAAFALIFEHAFNPASAVGGFTGAGVMLAIRMGVARGVFSNESGLGSAPIAAAAAQTKEPVTQALVSMTQTFIDTLVVCTMTGLVLILTGAWSNGTTGAELTTIAFSAGMTGGAHIVTIGLILFAYSTILGWCYYGEKSMEYLFGVKAILPFRLVFICFVGLGAIAKLSFVWNLSDTFNGLMAIPNLIGLIMLTPVVVHETKAYFAKKNQSAAAQTETK; encoded by the coding sequence ATGGACTTCATGACTTCATTGGACGCAATTGTTGGTAAAATCGGCGCATTCGCATGGGGACCGCCCATGCTGGTTCTTCTTGTCGGTACAGGCTTCTGGCTCACACTCGCACTGCGCGGCGTCCAGTTCAGCAAACTCTTTTACGCTTTGTACCTTGCACTCATCAAACGCAAGGAAGAAACCGACGAACCTGGTGATATCACTCACTTTCAGGCCCTGATGACCGCGCTTTCCGCAACTGTCGGCACCGGGAACATCGCGGGTGTTGCGACCGCTGTTGCTGTCGGTGGACCGGGAGCACTGTTCTGGATGTGGATCACCGGCCTTGTGGGCATGGCAACCAAATATGCGGAAGCCGTACTGGCAGTTAAATACAGAGAAGTTGACGAAAATGGCGAAATGAGTGGTGGTCCCATGTACTACATTTCCAAGGGCCTTAACATGCCCTGGCTCGGTACTCTCTTCGCAATCTTCGCTTCCTTCGCTGCCTTCGGTATCGGTAACATGGTTCAGTCCAACTCCGTTGCTGATGCTGTTGAAGCCACCTACGGAGTCTCCCCTTACGTCACCGGCGGACTGCTGATGGTACTGACTGCTGCGGTTATCCTCGGTGGTATTAAAAAGATCGGTAAAGTTACCGGTCTGCTCGTTCCTATCATGATCGTTTTCTACATGGCTGGATCATTATACATCATTCTGGCCAACCTCGCTGAAGTTCCCGCTGCTTTCGCACTCATTTTCGAACATGCTTTCAACCCGGCTTCCGCTGTTGGCGGATTCACTGGTGCAGGCGTAATGCTGGCTATCCGCATGGGTGTTGCCCGCGGTGTGTTCTCCAACGAATCCGGCCTCGGTAGTGCTCCTATTGCAGCAGCTGCAGCCCAGACCAAAGAACCGGTTACCCAGGCTCTGGTCTCCATGACCCAGACTTTCATCGACACTCTCGTTGTCTGTACCATGACCGGTCTGGTCCTTATTCTTACCGGCGCATGGTCCAACGGCACCACCGGAGCAGAGCTGACCACTATAGCATTCTCCGCAGGCATGACAGGTGGTGCGCATATCGTTACCATCGGCCTGATTCTTTTCGCCTACTCCACCATCCTCGGCTGGTGCTACTACGGTGAAAAATCCATGGAATACCTGTTCGGCGTCAAGGCGATCCTTCCCTTCCGTCTCGTTTTCATCTGCTTCGTTGGTCTCGGAGCCATTGCTAAACTCAGCTTTGTATGGAACCTCTCCGACACATTCAACGGTCTCATGGCCATCCCGAACCTTATCGGTCTGATCATGCTGACCCCGGTTGTTGTGCATGAAACCAAAGCGTACTTTGCTAAAAAGAATCAGTCCGCAGCAGCTCAGACTGAAACTAAATAG
- a CDS encoding tetratricopeptide repeat protein — MGKKNRKNGKSSKSGSNNTIIIVIAALAAGLFLGSVIIPAFKDSATPQSTGGMSAGGGFEQQIADTKRMLEAQPDSATLWAKLGNIYFDTNQPEKAIEAYSNSIALSPDDPHVLTDLGVMYRRAGKPQKAVEFFDKAILASPEHETARFNKGIVLYYDLKDKAGAIQAWKGLLQMNPAAKTPNGKHIQDMINDLS, encoded by the coding sequence TTGGGAAAAAAGAATAGAAAAAATGGTAAATCATCAAAAAGCGGAAGCAACAATACTATCATAATCGTAATTGCGGCTTTGGCAGCGGGTTTATTTCTTGGAAGTGTAATTATTCCTGCATTTAAGGACTCGGCAACCCCTCAATCAACAGGCGGCATGAGCGCCGGTGGCGGATTCGAACAACAGATAGCAGATACTAAGAGGATGCTTGAAGCACAGCCTGATTCAGCAACGCTGTGGGCTAAACTCGGCAATATTTATTTCGATACCAATCAGCCTGAAAAGGCGATTGAAGCATACAGCAATTCAATTGCCTTAAGCCCTGATGATCCTCATGTCCTGACTGATCTGGGCGTTATGTATCGTCGGGCAGGAAAGCCACAAAAGGCTGTGGAGTTTTTTGATAAAGCAATTCTTGCTTCTCCGGAACATGAGACAGCCCGGTTCAATAAAGGGATAGTACTTTATTACGATTTAAAGGATAAGGCCGGAGCCATTCAAGCCTGGAAAGGGCTGCTCCAGATGAATCCTGCTGCCAAAACACCGAATGGAAAGCATATCCAAGATATGATCAATGATCTTTCCTAG
- a CDS encoding hydrogenase maturation nickel metallochaperone HypA has product MHEMSIAQSILAIIEEEMEKRPGASLKKVVVGNGALAGVVSDALTFGWEAITLGTAFDGSVLEVNEIPIKVRCGGCKHEFLPEDKLYMACPKCGLEIGHEVLQGKELQIDSIEIDD; this is encoded by the coding sequence ATGCACGAAATGTCAATAGCGCAAAGTATACTTGCAATCATTGAAGAGGAAATGGAAAAGCGACCCGGTGCCAGCCTCAAAAAAGTTGTGGTAGGCAACGGCGCGCTTGCGGGAGTAGTATCTGATGCACTCACGTTCGGATGGGAAGCGATTACCTTAGGCACTGCCTTTGATGGCTCTGTGCTTGAAGTAAATGAAATTCCCATCAAAGTCCGCTGCGGCGGATGCAAACACGAATTTTTACCCGAAGATAAACTTTACATGGCCTGTCCGAAATGCGGCCTTGAAATTGGGCATGAAGTTCTTCAGGGCAAAGAATTGCAAATCGATAGCATCGAGATTGACGATTAA
- the hypB gene encoding hydrogenase nickel incorporation protein HypB: MGEIPVIRNILEANDRIADELKQFFKERNILCLNLMSSPGSGKTSLLEKTLADLKGEFNMAVIEGDLQTDNDARRVAATGAQAVQINTEGGCHLNSSQVKEALSLLDLEGLDILFVENVGNLVCPAEFNVGEDHKITLLTVTEGDDKPEKYPLMFHISSVMILNKIDLLPYVDFDLEKAQQHARKLNADIALFPLSCRTREGLENWYDWLRKAREEKK; this comes from the coding sequence ATGGGTGAAATCCCTGTGATACGCAACATTCTGGAAGCAAATGACAGAATTGCCGACGAACTGAAACAATTTTTCAAAGAAAGAAATATTCTTTGCCTCAACCTGATGAGTTCACCCGGGTCCGGTAAAACCAGCCTGCTGGAAAAGACCCTTGCAGACCTCAAAGGTGAATTCAATATGGCTGTTATCGAAGGCGACCTGCAAACCGACAACGACGCCCGCCGTGTTGCCGCCACCGGGGCACAGGCCGTGCAGATCAACACTGAAGGCGGATGCCACCTGAACTCCAGCCAGGTGAAAGAAGCTCTTTCACTTCTCGACCTAGAAGGGCTCGATATCCTTTTCGTGGAAAACGTGGGGAACCTCGTATGTCCCGCCGAATTCAACGTTGGTGAAGATCACAAGATCACCCTGCTGACCGTGACTGAAGGTGACGACAAACCTGAAAAATACCCACTCATGTTCCACATTTCTTCCGTCATGATCCTGAACAAGATTGACCTGCTGCCTTATGTTGATTTTGATCTCGAAAAAGCACAGCAGCACGCACGCAAGCTCAATGCTGATATAGCCCTCTTCCCCCTGTCCTGCCGCACCCGCGAAGGATTGGAAAACTGGTACGACTGGCTCCGTAAGGCCCGCGAAGAAAAGAAATAA
- a CDS encoding CBS domain-containing protein, giving the protein MYVGLKMLKDFVTVTPDTLIKEADKILEDNQLWMLLVKDGEELVGYVTKEDVRAALPSVINSLDKHELSYLLSKLTVREVVRKTITTIPPETEIEAAADLMFEMNLSGLAVVGENKKLIGYINRNKMLELLVEEMGLKQGGTRIVVDVEERTGVLYEVAGIISNMKYSIISTGLFHHNHRRMVVVRVDTEDAAPIETALEERGFKVVGPEDFMSEWS; this is encoded by the coding sequence ATGTATGTGGGACTGAAAATGCTCAAGGACTTTGTTACCGTAACCCCTGATACTCTGATCAAGGAAGCGGACAAAATTCTGGAAGATAATCAGTTGTGGATGCTTCTAGTTAAGGACGGGGAAGAACTCGTCGGCTATGTCACCAAGGAAGATGTCCGTGCGGCCCTGCCTTCTGTGATAAACTCGCTGGATAAGCACGAGCTGAGCTATCTGCTAAGCAAACTGACTGTTCGTGAAGTGGTGCGTAAAACCATTACCACCATTCCCCCGGAAACCGAGATTGAAGCTGCTGCTGACCTAATGTTTGAAATGAATCTTTCCGGACTTGCTGTAGTTGGTGAGAATAAGAAGCTCATCGGCTATATCAACCGCAACAAGATGCTGGAACTGCTTGTGGAGGAAATGGGCCTCAAGCAGGGCGGTACCCGCATTGTAGTTGATGTTGAGGAGCGTACAGGAGTTCTTTACGAAGTGGCGGGGATCATTTCCAACATGAAGTACAGTATTATCAGTACAGGTTTGTTCCACCATAATCATCGCAGGATGGTTGTGGTCCGTGTCGACACTGAAGATGCTGCCCCAATTGAGACCGCACTTGAAGAGCGTGGTTTTAAGGTTGTCGGCCCTGAAGACTTTATGTCGGAATGGAGTTAA
- a CDS encoding NifB/NifX family molybdenum-iron cluster-binding protein, whose translation MRENEARNNSSKLLCLACYEDRLASVFDNAPDLKLFRVEDNKICPAGYLSLPSKDPKDRTSAITACGATFLICGAICGCTINELEQAGISVIPWVTGMIDEILSAYQQNCLENHAMPGCRGRGRCGQGNRAFRGRHEKQQKMLDRPNLNSVQRSN comes from the coding sequence ATGAGAGAAAACGAAGCACGCAATAACAGCTCGAAGCTACTTTGCCTGGCCTGCTATGAAGACAGGCTGGCCTCCGTTTTTGACAATGCCCCGGACCTGAAATTGTTCCGGGTGGAAGACAATAAAATTTGCCCCGCAGGTTACCTATCCCTTCCCTCAAAAGACCCAAAGGACAGGACATCCGCCATTACTGCCTGCGGGGCAACGTTTTTAATATGCGGCGCCATCTGCGGATGCACCATCAATGAACTGGAGCAGGCCGGAATAAGTGTTATTCCGTGGGTCACAGGAATGATCGACGAAATACTTTCGGCTTATCAACAGAACTGTCTTGAAAATCATGCCATGCCCGGATGCCGGGGCAGGGGCAGATGCGGACAGGGCAACAGAGCGTTCAGGGGCAGACATGAGAAGCAGCAGAAAATGCTTGATCGTCCGAACCTGAACTCAGTGCAAAGGAGTAATTAA
- a CDS encoding IscA/HesB family protein yields the protein MVEITEAAQKQLENYFADKDRTPIRIYLATGGUAGPRLALALDEPKDNDESFEVEGFTFLLDKDLNKQGSPFRVDLSYTGFVIDSKIELGGGECGSCSGSCG from the coding sequence ATGGTTGAAATCACAGAAGCTGCGCAAAAACAGCTTGAAAACTATTTTGCAGACAAGGATAGAACTCCTATTCGTATCTATCTCGCCACCGGCGGCTGAGCAGGCCCCAGGCTGGCATTGGCTCTGGATGAGCCAAAAGACAACGACGAAAGTTTTGAAGTAGAAGGATTCACCTTTCTACTGGATAAAGACCTGAATAAACAGGGAAGCCCATTCCGCGTTGACCTGAGCTACACCGGTTTTGTAATTGATTCCAAGATCGAGCTCGGCGGCGGAGAATGCGGTTCCTGCTCTGGAAGTTGCGGTTAA
- a CDS encoding heavy metal translocating P-type ATPase, protein MQSRFEIKGMTCSACSSRLEKVIGNMKGVNSAAVNLAAEILSADYDPQTVSVADIINSVEMAGFEAVEKIEGTELTLPISGMACSACSARLERVLSATEGISGAQVSLASETANLNFNPSTISLRDIRQIIADAGFESGQIQSAHNAKENFEKRKAENAARLGNMKQRLFAALAFTIPLLTITMGHMVGMPLPGAIDPNTSPLGFAIIQLLLTAPVLWFGRNFYQQGFPNLLRRTPNMDSLIAVGTSAAVVYSLWNTIEIGLGIDAQARAMDLYYESAATIIALILLGKFQETRARSKTSAAIEKLMDLTPAKAILLQGGEQISTPLEEIGPGDLILIRPGDRVAADGKVDEGHSDIDESMLTGESMPVSKNIGDEVAGGTVNVGGGALKVRVTKVGENTVLSRIIRLVQEAQGSKAPISSLADTVSFYFVPTVMAIGVMAALGWFIFSDEPFTFALRIFISVMVIACPCAMGLATPTAIMVGTGRGAQLGVLVKSGAALETAGKIDTMIFDKTGTLTYGKPEVVEIFTTEGQTQDELLLLAGSAEKQSEHPLAKAVVKAAEALGSPLPETSSFKAVSGLGIATQTGGQTMLLGNRKYLEQNLTGGLDNEEAEEASARFAASGQSPLYVAVDGKLAGIMAIADRIKDEAPHTINRLNKLGVQSVMLTGDNERVASTIAAKAGIQKVIAQVMPDRKAEEVNKEKEKGRKVAMIGDGINDAPALASADLGIAMGTGIDVAIESGDVVLMKGDLGGVITALSLSRATVRNIKQNLFWAFAFNVLGIPVAAGLLHIFGGPTLSPMFAAAAMSLSSVTVVSNALRLKFFKPED, encoded by the coding sequence ATGCAAAGCAGATTTGAAATCAAAGGTATGACCTGCTCGGCCTGCTCCTCGCGGCTGGAGAAGGTTATCGGGAACATGAAAGGCGTGAACTCCGCCGCAGTTAATCTGGCCGCAGAAATACTATCAGCGGACTATGACCCGCAGACTGTTTCGGTAGCAGACATCATCAACTCTGTTGAGATGGCTGGATTTGAAGCCGTTGAAAAAATTGAAGGAACCGAGCTGACCCTGCCGATTTCCGGGATGGCCTGTTCTGCATGTTCGGCACGGCTGGAAAGAGTTCTTAGCGCGACAGAAGGGATCAGCGGTGCACAAGTCAGCCTTGCTTCCGAGACTGCAAATCTGAATTTCAATCCCTCAACAATTTCACTACGCGACATCAGGCAGATAATCGCGGACGCCGGTTTTGAGTCCGGCCAGATTCAATCCGCGCACAATGCCAAAGAAAATTTTGAGAAAAGAAAAGCCGAAAACGCTGCAAGACTGGGCAATATGAAGCAAAGGCTATTCGCAGCACTCGCATTCACCATACCCTTACTGACCATCACCATGGGACATATGGTCGGCATGCCTTTGCCGGGCGCTATCGACCCGAACACTTCTCCGCTGGGGTTCGCCATAATCCAGTTGCTCCTGACCGCTCCTGTTCTCTGGTTCGGGCGCAATTTCTACCAACAGGGCTTTCCGAATCTGCTGCGCAGAACTCCGAATATGGACTCGCTCATTGCGGTGGGTACTTCAGCTGCTGTGGTCTATTCTTTGTGGAATACCATTGAAATAGGCCTCGGAATTGACGCTCAAGCGCGGGCCATGGATCTTTACTACGAATCAGCTGCCACAATCATCGCCCTGATACTATTGGGTAAATTTCAGGAAACCCGTGCCCGCTCAAAGACCTCCGCTGCCATTGAGAAGCTCATGGACCTGACCCCGGCTAAAGCTATTCTGCTACAGGGTGGCGAACAGATTTCCACACCGCTTGAAGAAATCGGCCCCGGAGACCTGATCCTGATCCGCCCGGGCGACAGGGTTGCTGCGGATGGAAAAGTCGATGAAGGTCATTCTGATATTGATGAATCCATGCTCACCGGGGAATCAATGCCCGTTTCCAAAAATATAGGTGACGAAGTCGCTGGAGGTACAGTTAATGTTGGCGGAGGAGCACTCAAGGTCCGAGTCACCAAAGTCGGTGAAAATACGGTTCTTTCACGCATTATCCGTCTTGTGCAGGAAGCACAGGGTTCCAAAGCTCCGATTTCAAGCCTCGCCGATACCGTAAGTTTTTATTTCGTACCCACGGTCATGGCTATCGGTGTTATGGCAGCTCTGGGATGGTTTATATTCAGCGATGAACCGTTTACTTTCGCATTGCGAATTTTTATCAGCGTAATGGTCATAGCCTGCCCTTGCGCTATGGGACTGGCAACTCCCACAGCCATCATGGTCGGGACCGGACGCGGCGCCCAGCTTGGAGTGCTTGTCAAATCCGGTGCAGCACTCGAAACAGCAGGTAAAATCGACACAATGATATTCGACAAGACAGGTACCCTGACCTATGGAAAACCTGAAGTTGTTGAAATATTCACCACGGAAGGGCAAACGCAGGACGAACTTCTGCTGCTGGCCGGGTCCGCTGAAAAACAATCCGAACATCCGCTGGCGAAGGCTGTGGTAAAAGCAGCCGAAGCACTTGGATCTCCCCTGCCGGAAACATCTTCTTTCAAAGCCGTTTCCGGGTTGGGCATCGCAACCCAAACGGGTGGTCAGACCATGCTGCTAGGTAACCGCAAATATCTGGAACAGAATCTCACAGGCGGTTTGGACAATGAAGAGGCGGAGGAAGCGAGTGCCCGTTTTGCCGCTTCAGGACAGAGTCCGCTTTACGTTGCAGTAGACGGAAAACTTGCAGGAATTATGGCGATTGCAGACCGCATCAAGGATGAAGCCCCGCACACAATCAACCGGCTCAATAAATTAGGTGTGCAGAGTGTAATGCTCACTGGTGATAATGAGCGCGTAGCCAGCACAATTGCCGCAAAAGCGGGTATTCAGAAAGTTATAGCCCAGGTAATGCCTGACCGTAAGGCTGAAGAGGTTAACAAGGAAAAAGAAAAAGGGCGCAAGGTCGCCATGATTGGTGACGGAATCAACGATGCTCCGGCTCTTGCCTCTGCTGACCTTGGAATCGCAATGGGAACCGGAATTGATGTTGCAATTGAATCCGGAGACGTAGTACTGATGAAAGGCGATCTGGGCGGCGTAATAACAGCGCTATCACTCAGCCGGGCAACAGTTCGCAATATAAAACAGAACCTGTTCTGGGCTTTTGCATTCAATGTGCTTGGTATACCTGTTGCGGCAGGTCTGCTGCACATATTCGGTGGTCCTACGCTTTCGCCGATGTTTGCGGCAGCGGCGATGTCACTCAGTTCCGTTACGGTTGTCAGCAATGCATTGAGGCTTAAATTCTTTAAACCGGAAGATTAG
- a CDS encoding sigma 54-interacting transcriptional regulator yields the protein MKFPSNLPCSSVLDSLADGVFTVDRDWNITFFNEAASRITGVPADEAVGSKCWDVFHSSLCDGDCALRACMKDCGRISNKSIFFIHADGRKVPVSISAAPLVDSTGKTIGGVESFRDLTDIQMIRREVEDSWRFEDIIGKSAQLGKVFAILPQVSKSEATVLLLGESGTGKELFARAIHNLSERKHGPFVAVNCGALPDNLLESELFGYKAGAFTDARKDKAGRFELAAGGTIFLDEIGDMPAKLQVKLLRVLQEKTFEPLGAVASVKTNVRIVAATNKNLAELVEEGLFRQDLYYRLNVVTLTLPPLKSRVEDIPLLINHFINRLNALQGKEIDGISEDTLHILMRHSFPGNVRELENILEFAFILCRSGFIQVEHLPEYLQPKSREKVEDEDLPMSMEQIKCMAVRRALKRNNGKKMATCRELGISKDTLRRTIARCEELGA from the coding sequence ATGAAATTCCCAAGTAATCTACCTTGTTCCTCTGTATTGGATTCCCTTGCAGACGGTGTTTTTACGGTAGACCGGGACTGGAACATCACCTTCTTCAACGAAGCAGCCAGCCGGATCACAGGTGTCCCTGCGGATGAAGCTGTAGGTTCCAAATGCTGGGATGTCTTCCACTCAAGTCTCTGCGACGGCGATTGCGCTTTAAGGGCCTGCATGAAAGATTGCGGGCGCATCTCCAACAAATCCATATTTTTCATCCATGCTGACGGGCGCAAGGTTCCCGTCTCAATTAGTGCCGCCCCCCTTGTAGATAGTACCGGGAAGACTATCGGCGGCGTAGAAAGCTTCCGCGACCTGACCGATATCCAAATGATCCGCCGTGAAGTTGAAGACTCCTGGCGCTTTGAAGACATCATAGGTAAAAGCGCCCAGTTAGGAAAAGTCTTCGCCATTCTGCCGCAGGTCAGCAAAAGCGAAGCCACTGTTCTGCTGCTTGGGGAGTCCGGCACAGGTAAAGAACTTTTCGCCCGGGCCATCCACAATTTGAGCGAGCGCAAACACGGACCGTTCGTGGCTGTGAACTGCGGAGCGTTACCTGACAATTTGCTTGAATCAGAGTTGTTCGGCTACAAAGCCGGAGCCTTTACCGATGCCCGTAAAGACAAAGCAGGACGCTTTGAACTGGCTGCCGGGGGAACCATTTTTCTTGATGAAATCGGGGATATGCCGGCAAAGTTGCAGGTTAAACTGCTGCGTGTGTTGCAGGAAAAGACATTTGAACCTCTTGGAGCGGTCGCTAGTGTGAAAACCAATGTCCGCATAGTGGCCGCAACAAACAAAAACCTGGCAGAACTGGTGGAAGAGGGCCTCTTCCGGCAGGATCTCTACTACCGCCTGAATGTCGTAACCCTCACCCTCCCTCCGCTAAAATCAAGGGTTGAAGATATCCCACTCCTCATCAACCACTTCATAAACAGGCTTAACGCTCTTCAGGGCAAAGAAATTGACGGTATATCCGAGGATACTCTGCATATCCTCATGCGGCATTCTTTTCCCGGTAACGTGCGTGAACTTGAGAACATCCTTGAGTTCGCCTTTATTCTTTGTCGCTCCGGATTTATTCAAGTTGAGCACCTCCCTGAATACCTGCAACCCAAATCACGGGAAAAGGTGGAAGACGAGGATCTCCCCATGAGCATGGAGCAAATTAAGTGCATGGCCGTGCGTCGCGCCCTTAAACGTAACAACGGGAAAAAAATGGCTACATGCCGTGAACTTGGTATATCCAAAGATACCCTGCGCAGAACTATCGCCCGCTGCGAAGAACTGGGCGCATAA
- a CDS encoding arginase family protein — MKDITLVFPQWQGSIDNEALYHGAFALAEGIHGLPSVQQVPTAPFRELEPGGDIAGKNDIIRQLHEVASILEREQPDRILLLGGDCSTETGPVSWMSRKHGKNLALIWFDAHPDLNTPASSKSGRLQGMALSAVLGNAGKEITETMFEPLHPGQVFCAGTRTFDPPELEFIVSRKIPFFGPGELERDPAWPAKQITKAGFSKVYIHLDVDAVNPMGFKHGKPAPPAGLPFGNILQIIEEVGRRTEICGLGITEFHPGSERGIEKAATLIEKTLPGFISN, encoded by the coding sequence TTGAAAGACATCACTCTTGTTTTCCCGCAATGGCAGGGTTCCATTGACAACGAAGCTCTTTACCATGGAGCTTTCGCTCTGGCAGAGGGAATACATGGACTGCCCTCAGTTCAACAGGTTCCCACTGCCCCATTTAGGGAACTGGAACCCGGAGGCGACATTGCCGGCAAGAATGATATAATCAGACAGCTACACGAAGTAGCAAGTATACTGGAACGAGAGCAGCCCGACCGAATACTTCTGCTTGGCGGTGACTGCTCTACGGAGACAGGTCCGGTCTCATGGATGTCCCGTAAACACGGTAAGAATCTGGCCCTGATCTGGTTTGACGCCCACCCGGACCTTAACACCCCGGCAAGCTCAAAGTCAGGTCGTTTGCAGGGGATGGCTCTTTCCGCTGTTCTTGGTAATGCAGGAAAAGAAATAACTGAAACCATGTTTGAACCGTTGCATCCGGGTCAGGTTTTCTGTGCCGGAACCAGAACTTTTGATCCACCGGAACTGGAGTTCATTGTCAGCAGAAAAATTCCTTTTTTCGGTCCGGGAGAACTTGAGCGAGACCCGGCATGGCCTGCAAAACAGATAACTAAAGCAGGATTCAGTAAAGTGTATATACATCTGGATGTTGATGCTGTTAATCCCATGGGCTTTAAACATGGAAAGCCTGCTCCGCCCGCAGGACTGCCATTCGGAAACATCTTACAGATTATCGAGGAAGTCGGTAGAAGGACTGAAATCTGCGGGCTGGGAATCACAGAATTTCATCCCGGAAGTGAGCGAGGAATAGAAAAAGCTGCTACTTTGATTGAAAAGACTCTACCTGGCTTTATTAGCAACTAA
- a CDS encoding TetR/AcrR family transcriptional regulator: protein MKTKDIILATAKEMISEVGFHKSTTANLAKMANISEGTIYRHFESKEDILLHILDALEEHFSYYIEAIRQKLDRDDCSLEEIMNDYFTFVEDNEIDMKIMLSTYGLLDSSKRLMAVFLKNLELILEDCIRLGIKKGTIEDVAVEENATVVMTIIFGLTRMQLYWPDRRDVRAEAVEFCRRSIVK from the coding sequence ATGAAAACCAAAGACATCATTCTCGCAACAGCCAAGGAAATGATTTCAGAAGTTGGCTTCCATAAGTCTACAACTGCCAATCTTGCGAAAATGGCCAATATTTCCGAGGGCACGATTTATCGCCATTTTGAAAGTAAAGAAGATATCCTTCTTCATATTCTAGATGCTCTGGAAGAACATTTCTCTTATTATATTGAAGCCATCCGGCAGAAGTTGGATCGTGACGACTGTTCGCTAGAAGAGATCATGAATGATTATTTTACTTTTGTGGAAGATAACGAGATCGATATGAAGATTATGCTTTCTACATACGGCTTGCTTGATTCTTCCAAGCGATTGATGGCAGTATTTCTTAAAAATCTGGAATTGATTCTTGAAGACTGCATCAGACTTGGCATCAAGAAGGGTACAATCGAAGATGTGGCTGTCGAAGAGAACGCGACAGTGGTTATGACTATTATTTTTGGGTTGACCAGAATGCAGCTATACTGGCCTGACCGCAGGGATGTTCGTGCAGAAGCCGTAGAGTTCTGCCGTCGCAGTATAGTGAAATAG